One stretch of Thalassophryne amazonica chromosome 19, fThaAma1.1, whole genome shotgun sequence DNA includes these proteins:
- the LOC117532021 gene encoding ELAV-like protein 1 isoform X1 has product MSNGYEDHMGGEEPKDAKSNLIVNYLPQNMTQDELRSLFTSIGEVESAKLIRDKVAGHSLGYGFVNYVNPSDAERAINTLNGLRLQSKTIKVSYARPSSDSIKDANLYISDLPKTMSQKDVEDMFTRFGRIINSRVLVDQSTGLSRGVAFIRFDKRSEAEEAIKTLNGQKPTGATEPIIVRFAANPNQPKNTQLISQLYHNQSRRFGGPVHHQAQRFRFSPMSVDHMGGMGGVNVPGNSSNGWCIFVYNLGQDADESILWQMFGPFGAVTNVKVIRDFNTSKCKGFGFVTMTNYEEAAMAIASLNGYRLGDKILQVSFKTSKGHK; this is encoded by the exons ATGTCGAACGGTTATGAAGACCACATGGGAGGTGAAGAACCGAAGGATGCCAAGAGCAACCTGATAGTGAACTACCTGCCTCAGAACATGACGCAGGATGAGCTGCGGAGCCTCTTCACcagcatcggagaggtggagtcagCTAAGCTAATTCGAGACAAAGTTGCAG gcCACAGTTTAGGGTACGGATTTGTTAACTATGTTAACCCTAGTGATGCAGAAAGAGCTATCAATACACTGAATGGACTAAGGCTACAGTCCAAAACTATCAAG GTTTCATATGCAAGACCCAGTTCTGATAGCATAAAGGATGCCAACCTGTATATCAGCGACCTGCCCAAGACCATGAGCCAGAAGGATGTGGAGGACATGTTTACACGTTTTGGACGCATCATTAACTCCCGTGTACTTGTTGATCAGTCTACAG GTCTTTCACGTGGGGTAGCATTTATTCGATTTGATAAGCGGTCTGAGGCAGAGGAAGCCATCAAAACCCTGAATGGCCAGAAACCAACTGGAGCAACTGAGCCAATCATTGTGAGATTTGCTGCCAACCCAAACCAGCCTAAGAACACCCAACTCATCTCTCAGCTCTACCACAACCAGTCCCGGCGCTTTGGAGGACCAGTACACCACCAGGCACAACGCTTTAG GTTTTCACCCATGAGTGTTGATCACATGGGTGGCATGGGAGGTGTCAATGTCCCTGGGAACTCCAGCAATGGTTGGTGTATCTTCGTCTACAACCTGGGCCAAGATGCAGATGAGAGCATCCTATGGCAGATGTTTGGCCCATTTGGTGCAGTTACCAATGTCAAGGTGATCCGAGATTTCAACACCAGCAAATGCAAGGGCTTTGGCTTTGTTACCATGACGAACTACGAAGAGGCGGCCATGGCCATCGCTAGCCTCAACGGCTACCGGCTCGGAGACAAGATCTTGCAAGTGTCCTTTAAAACCAGCAAGGGCCACAAGTAG
- the LOC117532021 gene encoding ELAV-like protein 1 isoform X2: MSQKDVEDMFTRFGRIINSRVLVDQSTGLSRGVAFIRFDKRSEAEEAIKTLNGQKPTGATEPIIVRFAANPNQPKNTQLISQLYHNQSRRFGGPVHHQAQRFRFSPMSVDHMGGMGGVNVPGNSSNGWCIFVYNLGQDADESILWQMFGPFGAVTNVKVIRDFNTSKCKGFGFVTMTNYEEAAMAIASLNGYRLGDKILQVSFKTSKGHK, encoded by the exons ATGAGCCAGAAGGATGTGGAGGACATGTTTACACGTTTTGGACGCATCATTAACTCCCGTGTACTTGTTGATCAGTCTACAG GTCTTTCACGTGGGGTAGCATTTATTCGATTTGATAAGCGGTCTGAGGCAGAGGAAGCCATCAAAACCCTGAATGGCCAGAAACCAACTGGAGCAACTGAGCCAATCATTGTGAGATTTGCTGCCAACCCAAACCAGCCTAAGAACACCCAACTCATCTCTCAGCTCTACCACAACCAGTCCCGGCGCTTTGGAGGACCAGTACACCACCAGGCACAACGCTTTAG GTTTTCACCCATGAGTGTTGATCACATGGGTGGCATGGGAGGTGTCAATGTCCCTGGGAACTCCAGCAATGGTTGGTGTATCTTCGTCTACAACCTGGGCCAAGATGCAGATGAGAGCATCCTATGGCAGATGTTTGGCCCATTTGGTGCAGTTACCAATGTCAAGGTGATCCGAGATTTCAACACCAGCAAATGCAAGGGCTTTGGCTTTGTTACCATGACGAACTACGAAGAGGCGGCCATGGCCATCGCTAGCCTCAACGGCTACCGGCTCGGAGACAAGATCTTGCAAGTGTCCTTTAAAACCAGCAAGGGCCACAAGTAG